A region from the Gossypium hirsutum isolate 1008001.06 chromosome A08, Gossypium_hirsutum_v2.1, whole genome shotgun sequence genome encodes:
- the LOC107949910 gene encoding serine/threonine-protein phosphatase BSL1 codes for MGSKPWLYPAPTYRTLETYWDSDEDAPGPRCGHTLTAVAATKTHGPRLILFGGATAIEGGAASSAPGIRLAGVTNSVHSYDVLTRKWTRIRPAGEPPSPRAAHAAAAVGTMVVFQGGIGPAGHSTDDLYVLDLTNDKFKWHRVVVQGQGPGPRYGHVMDLVAQRYLVTVSGNDGKRVLSDAWALDTGQKPYVWQRLNPEGDRPSARMYATASARSDGMFLLCGGRDSSGAPLADAYGLLMHRNGQWEWTLAPGVSPSPRYQHAAVFVGARLHVTGGTLRGGRAIEGEATVAVLDTAAGVWLDRNGLVTSSRNTKGHVEYDPSLELMRRCRHASASVGVRIYIYGGLRGDMLLDDFLVAENSPFQSDLSSPILSPDRASSLSSPRFNQPNLSSFGTSPTSDDGQEFSSSGSMSMDKNSMEKLREASAAEAEAASAVWQAAQAASAVPAEETSVSDDNSPAAETASDGSDNEGDVRLHPRAVVVAKEAVGNLGGMVRQLSLDQFENESRRMIPSNNDLSYPTKKFARQRSPQGLHKKVISTLLRPRNWKAPVNRRFFLDSYEVGELCYAAEQLFMQEPTVLQLKAPVKVFGDLHGQFGDLMRLFDEYGFPSTAGDITYIDYLFLGDYVDRGQHSLETITLLLALKIEYPENVHLIRGNHEAADINALFGFRIECIERMGENDGIWAWTRFNQLFNYLPLAALIEKKIICMHGGIGRSIHSVEQIEKLERPITMDAGSIILMDLLWSDPTENDSIEGLRPNARGPGLVTFGPDRVTDFCKKNKLQLIIRAHECVMDGFERFAQGQLITLFSATNYCGTANNAGAILVVGRGLVIVPKLIHPLPPPIQSPETSPERVGDDTWMQELNIQRPPTPTRGRPQPDHDRSSLAYI; via the exons ATGGGTTCGAAACCGTGGTTGTATCCGGCTCCGACTTACCGGACTTTGGAGACTTATTGGGATTCCGATGAGGATGCGCCTGGTCCACGATGTGGTCACACTCTTACCGCCGTCGCTGCCACTAAGACGCATGGTCCTCGACTTATTCTCTTTGGTGGTGCCACCGCCATCGAGGGTGGTGCTGCCTCTTCTGCTCCTGGAATCA GATTAGCTGGTGTTACCAATTCAGTTCATTCATACGATGTTCTTACCAGAAAGTGGACTAG AATCAGACCAGCTGGAGAGCCGCCTTCACCTAGGGCTGCTCACGCTGCAGCCGCAGTTGGCACCATGGTTGTGTTTCAG GGTGGAATAGGACCAGCTGGTCATTCTACTGATGATCTTTACGTGCTTGATCTGACCAATGATAAGTTTAAATGGCATCG AGTTGTTGTGCAAGGACAGGGACCCGGACCTCGCTATGGCCATGTTATGGATTTGGTTGCACAGAGATATCTTGTCACTGTAAGCGGCAATGATG gaaAACGAGTTCTTTCAGATGCATGGGCTTTGGATACTGGCCAGAAACCATATGTATGGCAGAGACTAAACCCTGAAGGCGATAGGCCTTCTGCTAGAAT GTATGCGACTGCTAGTGCCCGCTCGGATGGCATGTTTTTGCTTTGTGGTGGAAGAGATTCCTCTGGGGCG CCTCTAGCAGATGCATACGGTCTGCTTATGCATAGAAATGGTCAATGGGAATGGACTCTTGCACCCGGAGTTTCCCCTTCACCAAGGTATCAGCATGCTGCG GTTTTTGTTGGTGCACGGTTGCATGTTACTGGAGGTACTCTTAGAGGAGGACGAGCAATCGAAGGTGAAGCAACTGTTGCAG TACTGGATACTGCTGCTGGAGTCTGGTTGGACAGGAATGGGCTTGTGACTTCCTCACGGAACACTAAGGGACATGTTGAATACGATCCATCTTTGGAACTTATGCGCCGTTGTCGACATGCATCTGCATCCGTTGGTGTTCGTATATATATTTATGGTGGTCTTAGAGGAG ATATGCTATTAGATGATTTCCTAGTTGCAGAAAATTCGCCATTCCAATCTGATTTGAGTTCTCCTATATTATCCCCTGATCGAGCCTCTAGTTTGTCGAGCCCCAGATTTAATCAGCCTAACTTAAGCTCATTTGGAACATCGCCAACTTCAGATGATGGCCAAGAGTTCTCATCTTCTGGGAGCATGAG TATGGACAAAAATTCGATGGAGAAACTGAGGGAGGCTTCTGCTGCTGAAGCTGAGGCAGCAAGCGCTGTATGGCAAGCTGCACAGGCTGCATCTGCTGTTCCTGCTGAAGAAACATCTGTATCTGATGACAACTCACCTGCTGCTGAAACAGCATCAGATGGTAGTGATAATGAGGGTGATGTTCGCCTGCATCCTCGAGCT GTTGTGGTAGCTAAAGAGGCTGTTGGTAACCTAGGTGGGATGGTTAGGCAACTATCTTTGGACCAGTTTGAAAACGAGAGCCGAAGGATGATTCCCTCAAATAATGACTTGTCCTACCCTACCAAAAAGTTTGCTAGACAGAGGTCTCCGCAAGGCTTGCATAAAAAG GTCATTTCTACATTGCTTAGGCCCCGTAACTGGAAAGCTCCGGTAAATAGGAGGTTTTTCTTGGATTCTTATGAAGTGGGTGAGCTCTGCTATGCTGCCGAACAGCTGTTTATGCAAGAACCCACCGTCCTTCAGTTGAAAGCTCCGGTAAAAGTATTTGGTGATCTTCACGGACAGTTTGGTGATTTAATGCGGCTATTTGACGAGTATGGATTTCCTTCAACTGCAGGAGATATTAC GTACATTGATTATCTGTTTCTAGGAGATTATGTCGATCGAGGACAGCACAGCTTGGAGACAATTACATTGCTCCTTGCTCTTAAG ATCGAGTATCCTGAAAACGTTCACTTGATTCGTGGAAATCATGAGGCTGCTGACATAAATGCACTCTTCGGTTTTCGTATTGAATGCATCGAGCGAATG GGGGAGAACGATGGTATATGGGCATGGACACGGTtcaatcaattattcaattatcTTCCACTTGCTGCTcttattgaaaagaaaattatCTGCATGCACGGTGGCATAGGAAGATCTATACATTCGGTCGAACAGATAGAGAAACTCGAGCGACCGATAACAATGGATGCAGGATCCATTATTTTAATGGACCTGTTATG GTCTGATCCAACAGAAAATGATAGCATAGAAGGTTTGAGACCTAATGCTCGAGGTCCCGGTCTTGTCACTTTTGGG CCGGATCGTGTGACGGACTTCTGTAAGAAAAACAAGCTACAACTTATTATAAGGGCACACGAATGTGTAATGGACGGGTTCGAACGATTCGCTCAGGGTCAATTAATTACTCTTTTTTCTGCAACAAACTATTGTG GTACTGCAAACAATGCTGGAGCCATATTAGTCGTTGGTAGAGGACTGGTTATCGTCCCGAAGTTAATACATCCCTTACCACCTCCCATTCAGTCTCCAGAAACATCGCCGGAGCGTGTTGGAGACGACACATGGATGCAA GAACTAAACATCCAAAGACCACCAACACCAACTCGTGGTCGCCCTCAACCCGACCACGACCGGAGCTCACTTGCATATATATGA
- the LOC107949926 gene encoding agamous-like MADS-box protein AGL80, with translation MTGKKVKLAYITNDSARKATYKKRTKGLMKKLSELSSLCGIDACSIMYSPYKSLPEVWPSPMGVQQVLSKLETIPDMEKSKNMLNQESFLSQKTTKAAEQLKKHCKENWEKEMTHVMFNTICGKGVIHGLKFEALSEINLLLDKKMSDIDKRIDVLAKTPINPQGVSSSSSSSLIALPPMMMVTPEAMPRTGMEDIVQADVNEMDPMQRQQWIMELMSNNNNNPQAHVGDNGMMFQFGDNINPNNSL, from the coding sequence atgacTGGGAAGAAGGTTAAGCTTGCTTATATCACCAATGATTCAGCAAGGAAAGCCACCTACAAGAAAAGAACGAAGGGTTTGATGAAAAAACTAAGTGAGCTGAGTTCCCTTTGTGGTATCGACGCTTGTTCTATCATGTACAGTCCTTATAAGTCCCTACCCGAGGTTTGGCCTTCCCCCATGGGAGTCCAACAGGTGCTTTCCAAGCTTGAGACGATCCCCGATATGGAGAAAAGCAAGAATATGTTGAACCAGGAGAGTTTCCTCTCCCAAAAGACCACCAAAGCAGCTGAGCAGCTAAAGAAGCATTGCAAGGAAAACTGGGAAAAAGAGATGACCCATGTCATGTTCAATACGATTTGCGGCAAAGGGGTCATCCATGGTTTGAAATTTGAGGCCTTGAGTGAAATCAACTTGTTGCTCGATAAAAAAATGAGTGATATTGACAAGAGGATAGACGTACTTGCTAAGACACCTATTAATCCTCAAGGGgtgtcatcatcatcatcgtcgtcCCTAATTGCACTGCCACCGATGATGATGGTAACGCCCGAAGCGATGCCAAGGACAGGTATGGAGGATATTGTGCAAGCAGATGTGAACGAAATGGATCCAATGCAAAGGCAACAATGGATCATGGAACTGATGAGCAACAATAACAACAACCCTCAAGCTCATGTGGGAGACAATGGGATGATGTTCCAATTTGGTGACAACATCAATCCCAACAATAGCCTTTAG